GCCGGTCGGCGTGATAGCCGGACCGCTACGGTGGGCACGGTAGGAGGACGGGCTTACCGCCCCGTTGCTCTCGTGTTTCCGCGGTGTAAAAGGACGCCCGCATGAGGCTCGCGCTCGCGCAGCTCAACCCCGTCGTCGGTGACGTCGGAGGCAACGCCGAGGCCATCCGCGCCGCCTACGACAACGCGGTGGCCGGCGGAGCCGACGTCGTGGTGACCGGCGAGCTGTCCCTCACCGGCTACCCGCCCGAGGACCTCGTCCTCAAGTCCGCGTTCGTCGCCGCGGTGCGCGACAGCCTCGACGCGCTCGCCGGCGGGGTCGGGCGCGTGCCGCTGCTCGTGGGCTTCACCGAGCGACTCGACGATGCCGCGACCCGCTGGGCCCGCCCGGTCATGAGCGAGGCGCCGTCGGTGCAGCGCCTCGCCAACGCCGCCGCGGTCCTCCGCGAGGGCGGCGTCGCGCGGGTGTACCGCAAGCACCGCATACCCAACTACGGCGTGTTCGACGAGGCCCGCTACTTCCGTGCCGGCCACGAGCTCGTCGGCTTCGCCGCCGGCGACGGACGGGTCGCGGTGACGATCTGCGAGGACCTGTGGGGCGAGGGCGGTCCGGTCGCGGACTCCGCCAGGGCCGGTGCCGACGTCGTCGTGTCGATGAACGCGAGCCCCTACCAACGCCACAAGCGGGCCGAACGCGAGCGCTGGGCGGCCCATCACGCCCGGGAGGGCGGCGTGTGGGTCGCCTACGTCAACCAGGTCGGGGGCCAGGACGAGGTCGTGTTCGACGGTGACTCGTTCGTCATGCGCCCCGACGGGGCCGTCGTGGCGCGTGCGGCGCGCTTCGCGCCCGACCTGCTCGTCGTCGACGTCGCGGTCGGCGACGAGGCGCCGGTGCCCCCTCCCCTCGTCGAGGAGCCCGCCGACCCCACCGCGGACGTCTACGACGCGCTCGTGCTGGCAACGCGCGACTACGTCCGCAAGAACGGCTTCGACCGCGTGTTCGTCGGCCTGTCGGGCGGGGTGGACTCCTCGCTCACGGCCGCGGTCGGCGCCGACGCGCTCGGGGCGGACGCGCTGACCGGCGTGGCGATGCCCTCGCCCTACAGCTCCGAGCACTCGCTCGCCGACGCCAGGGCGCTGGCCGCCAACCTCGGCTGCCGCTACCTCGAGCTGCCGATCGACAAGGTGATGGCGTCGTTCGATGACGCGCTCTCCGAGCCCTTCTCCGGCACCCAGCCGGGCCTGGCCGAGGAGAACATCCAGGCGCGCATCCGCGGGACCCTGCTCATGGCGCTGTCGAACAAGTTCGGCGGGCTCGTGCTCGCGACCGGCAACAAGAGCGAGCTCGCGGTCGGCTACGCAACCTTGTACGGCGACATGGCCGGGGGCTTCGCGCCGCTGAAGGACGTCTGGAAGACGACCGTGTACGCACTCTGCCACCACCGCAACCGCACGGGCGCGGTCATCCCCCCGGCGGTACTCACCAAGGAGCCCTCCGCCGAACTGCGCCACGACCAGCGCGACACCGACTCGCTGCCCTCGTACGACGTCCTCGACCCCATCCTGCAGGGCTACGTCGAGGAGGACGCGAGCGTCGCCGAGCTTGCCGCCCGCGGCTTCGACGAGGCCGTCGTGCGGGAGGTGACCGACCGGGTCGACCGGGCCGAGTACAAGCGCCGGCAGGCGGCCCCGGGCGCGAAGATCACCGCTCGGGCCTTCGGCAAGGACCGCCGCCTGCCGATCACGCAGGGATGGCGGGGCTGACCCGGCCGCCCTCGCGTTCGAGCAGGAGGGTGACCGGGCCGTCGGCGACGAAGTCGATGACCATGTGCGCCCCGAACACGCCGCGCGCCACCGGCGCGCGCAGCGCTTCGCAGTAGGCGGTGTAGCAGCGCTCGCCGTGGGCGGGTTCGGCGGCGCCGACGAACGACGGGCGCCGGCCCTTCCGCACGTCGCCGTAGAGGGTGAACTGGCTGATCGCGAGCACCCCGCCCCCGACGTCGAGCCGGCAGCGGTTCATGTGCCCGGCGTCGTCGGCGAAGATGCGCAGCCCGTCGGTCTTCGCCGCGAGCCATGCGGCGTCCCCGGGCGTTGAGCGCGCGCCGACGCCGACGAGCGCGACGAGGCCGTGCCCGATCGCCCCCACCGTCTCACCCGCGACCGCGACCGACGCGCGACGCACCCGTTGCAGGACCACTCGCATGGCGCGGTAGACTGCCATGGAGCCGCTGGACCCGTACAGCGTCGCCGTGGACAGCGAGGCGGGCCGGCAGGCGTCGAAAGGCCGTGGTCTGCCATGAGCGCGCACCTCCAGCGACCGTTGTCCATCCGTGACGTCCAGGCCTACAAGGAGCGCGGCGAGCGCTTCGCCATGCTCACCGCCTACGACCATCCCACCGCGGAGATCCTGGACGAGGCGGGGGTGCCGATCCTGCTCGTCGGCGACTCCGTCGGTGACAACGTCCTCGGCTACGACTCGACCGTGCCGGTGACGATGGCCGACATGCTGCATCACACTCGGGCGGTGCGCCGCGGCGCGCGCCGTGCGGTCGTGGTCGCGGACCTGCCGTTCATGAGCTACCAGGTGTCGGTGGAGGACGGGGTGCGAAACGCCGGCCGGCTCGTCAAGGAGGGTGGCGCGACGGCGGTGAAGCTCGAGGGCGCGGCCCGGGTCGTCGACCTCGTCGCCCGCCTCGTCGCCATCGGCATCCCCGTCATGGGTCACCTGGGGCTCACGCCGCAGAGCGTGCTGCAGATGGGCCACCGGGTACAGGGGCGCGACGAGGCGGGGGCGGAGGCGATCGTCGCCGCCGCGGCGGCGCTCGCCGCGGCGGGAGCCTTCGCCATCGTGCTCGAGGCGGTCCCCGCCGACCTCGCCCGCCGGGTGACGCAAGCCGTGCCGATCCCGACGATCGGCATCGGCGCCGGCCCTGGAACCGACGCCCAGGTGATGGTGATCCACGACCTGCTCGGCGTCTCCAGCGGCCGGCTGCCCCGCTTCGTCAAGGCCTACGCCGACCTGCGCAGCACGATCACCGACGCGGTGAAGGCCTACCAGGCCGAGGTGGCCTCCGGCGACTACCCTGCCGCCGAGCACACCTACACGTAGCGACCGCGGCAGGACGCGGCAGGACGCGGCAGGACGCGGCAGGAAAGGACGGGGCGGAATGCTCGACGCCTATCTCGCCGTGCTCGGCGGGTTGGCGCTGGTGCTCGGGGTCGCCTCCCGGAAGCTCCGCGACCTGCCGGTCTCCGAGCCGCTCGTCGCCCTTGTCGTGGGCGTGCTGCTCGGCCCGGTCGGGCTCGGCTGGCTCGAGCTGCCGGGCACCGACCGCGCCGCGACCCTCGCCATCGCCGCGAGGATCGCGCTGGCCCTGTCGGTCATGGCCGTGGCGCTGCGCTTTCCCCTCGCGGAGATCCGCATGCGGCTTCGCCCCGTCGTGGTGCTGACACTCGTCGGGATGCTCGGCATGGCCGCGCTGACGACCGGCCTGTCCGCGCTCGTGCTCGGCCTGCCGGCGGCGGGGGCGTGGCTGCTCGGGGCGGCCCTCGCGCCCACCGACCCGGTCCTGTCGTCGAGCATCGTCGAAGGCGGTCCCGCGCAGCGCGACCTGCCCCTGCGTCTGCGCCTGCTCATCTCGATCGAGTCGGCGGCCAACGACGGGCTCGCCGCCCCGCTCGTGACCCTCGGCGTCGTCCTCGTCCACGCGCGCTCGCTCGCGGAGGGGGCCGGCGAGGTCCTCGCCGGCCTGGCCGTCGCGGTCGTCGTCGGCGCGGTGCTCGGCTACGCCGTCGGGCGCCTCGTCGAGTGGGCCGAGCGCCACCGCGACATCGAGCACTCCGCCTTCCTCGCCCTCACGCTGTCGCTCACCGCCGTCGTGCTCGGGGTCGCCCAGCTCGCTCGGGGCGACGCCGTCCTCGCGGTGTTCGTCGCGGGGCTGCTCTACAACCACGCCATCACCCGCGCCGAGCGCTCCGAGGAGTGGGAGGTGCAGGAGGCGATCAACCGCTTCCTCGTCCTGCCGGTGTTCGCCCTGCTCGGCGTCGCGCTGCCCTGGGGTGCCTGGGGCGACCTCGGCTGGCGGGGCCCGGCCTTCGTCGCGGGGGTGCTCGTGCTGCGCAGGCTGCCGGTCGCGTTCGCGCTTGCGCGTCCCCTGCGGCTGCGCGCGCACGAGACGCTCTTCCTCGGCTGGTTCGGCCCCGTCGGGGTCGCCGCGCTGCTCTACCTCACCGAAGCGGTGCTCGAGGAGGCCCTCACCGAGCCGATGTGGGCTGCCGGCACCCTGGCCATCACCGCGAACGTCGTCGTGCACGGCCTCACCGCGACGCCGGGCCGCCGGCGCTTCGCCCGTGCGCACGGGGGGTGACGGCGGTGGTGGCGCTCTGCCGGCCCTTCAGCGCCGGCAGAGGGGCGCATCCCCCGACGCGCGCCGCCCCCCGCCGGCGGAGCCACCGGCCGGCACCAGGACGCCGTTGGTGACCCGCAGGAACGGCACAGCCTTCGTCATGGCCTCGGCGAACTCCTCGTCCGGGTCGGAGTCCGCCACGATGGCGCCACCCGTGCCGTAGCGCGCAACCCCGTCGTGCACGACCGCAGTGCGGATGGCGACAGAGAGGTCGACGAGACCCCGGGAGACCACGCCGAGCGCCCCGCAGTACACGCCCCGGCGAACCGGCTCGACGAGGCGGGTGCGGGCCACGGCCATGCGCTTGGGCGCGCCGGTAACCGACCCCGACGGGAAGGTCGCTGCGAGCAGCCCGCCGAGCCCGACGTCGGCGCGCAGCCGCCCCGTCACCGTCGACGTGAGGTGCCAGACGGTCGGGTGGCCTTCGAGGGCGGCGAGCTCGGGAACCTCGATGGTGCCAGGCACGCAGACCCGGCCGAGATCGTTGCGTTCGAGGTCCACGATCATCACGTGCTCGGCGTTGTCCTTCTCGCTCGCTCGCAGCTGCCGCTCCGCCGCCGCGTCGCGGTCGCGGTCGTCGTAACGGGGACGGGTGCCCTTGATGGGCCGGGTGACGATCCGGTCGGCGTCCGAGCGCAGGAACGTCTCGGGGGACACGGAGACGATCTCCACCCCGCCGGGCAGGCGCGCGTAGGCGGCGTGGGCCGCACCCGGCGACGCCGCCTGCAGCCGACGGGCGAGCGCGAGACCGCCGCCGGTCCACGGCACGGCCGCCTGCAAGGTGAGGTTGAGCTGGTAGAGGTCCCCCGCAGCTATCCATGCGAGGACCCGCGCGACGGCCGCGGCGTGCGCGGGCGCCGGCAGCGACAGCTCGACGGACGCCGGGCGCGGGTGAGCGCCGAAATCAGGCCGCCTCGCCGTCGCCGCCCGCACGCGCCGCCGGAGGTCCGCCAGGCGCTCGGAGGGCGGCCGGCGGGTCAGGCCGGGGAGGTCCGCCGCCACGAGCCAGGCGCGCTCCCCGCCGGGGGGGACGCAGACCGCCGCGTCGTACACGCCGAAGCACAGCCCGGGCAGCGGGGCGACGCCCGGGCGGGGGTCGTCGTCGGGCAGGTC
This genomic stretch from Egibacteraceae bacterium harbors:
- a CDS encoding NAD+ synthase gives rise to the protein MRLALAQLNPVVGDVGGNAEAIRAAYDNAVAGGADVVVTGELSLTGYPPEDLVLKSAFVAAVRDSLDALAGGVGRVPLLVGFTERLDDAATRWARPVMSEAPSVQRLANAAAVLREGGVARVYRKHRIPNYGVFDEARYFRAGHELVGFAAGDGRVAVTICEDLWGEGGPVADSARAGADVVVSMNASPYQRHKRAERERWAAHHAREGGVWVAYVNQVGGQDEVVFDGDSFVMRPDGAVVARAARFAPDLLVVDVAVGDEAPVPPPLVEEPADPTADVYDALVLATRDYVRKNGFDRVFVGLSGGVDSSLTAAVGADALGADALTGVAMPSPYSSEHSLADARALAANLGCRYLELPIDKVMASFDDALSEPFSGTQPGLAEENIQARIRGTLLMALSNKFGGLVLATGNKSELAVGYATLYGDMAGGFAPLKDVWKTTVYALCHHRNRTGAVIPPAVLTKEPSAELRHDQRDTDSLPSYDVLDPILQGYVEEDASVAELAARGFDEAVVREVTDRVDRAEYKRRQAAPGAKITARAFGKDRRLPITQGWRG
- the dtd gene encoding D-aminoacyl-tRNA deacylase, with product MAVYRAMRVVLQRVRRASVAVAGETVGAIGHGLVALVGVGARSTPGDAAWLAAKTDGLRIFADDAGHMNRCRLDVGGGVLAISQFTLYGDVRKGRRPSFVGAAEPAHGERCYTAYCEALRAPVARGVFGAHMVIDFVADGPVTLLLEREGGRVSPAIPA
- the panB gene encoding 3-methyl-2-oxobutanoate hydroxymethyltransferase, producing MSAHLQRPLSIRDVQAYKERGERFAMLTAYDHPTAEILDEAGVPILLVGDSVGDNVLGYDSTVPVTMADMLHHTRAVRRGARRAVVVADLPFMSYQVSVEDGVRNAGRLVKEGGATAVKLEGAARVVDLVARLVAIGIPVMGHLGLTPQSVLQMGHRVQGRDEAGAEAIVAAAAALAAAGAFAIVLEAVPADLARRVTQAVPIPTIGIGAGPGTDAQVMVIHDLLGVSSGRLPRFVKAYADLRSTITDAVKAYQAEVASGDYPAAEHTYT
- a CDS encoding cation:proton antiporter encodes the protein MLDAYLAVLGGLALVLGVASRKLRDLPVSEPLVALVVGVLLGPVGLGWLELPGTDRAATLAIAARIALALSVMAVALRFPLAEIRMRLRPVVVLTLVGMLGMAALTTGLSALVLGLPAAGAWLLGAALAPTDPVLSSSIVEGGPAQRDLPLRLRLLISIESAANDGLAAPLVTLGVVLVHARSLAEGAGEVLAGLAVAVVVGAVLGYAVGRLVEWAERHRDIEHSAFLALTLSLTAVVLGVAQLARGDAVLAVFVAGLLYNHAITRAERSEEWEVQEAINRFLVLPVFALLGVALPWGAWGDLGWRGPAFVAGVLVLRRLPVAFALARPLRLRAHETLFLGWFGPVGVAALLYLTEAVLEEALTEPMWAAGTLAITANVVVHGLTATPGRRRFARAHGG
- a CDS encoding anthranilate synthase component I family protein — protein: MRPQEPWPGTVLEELPTAVDVLAVASLPGLRLPQVHTVRGWQVALADPVAVVEDACDLDALGRRCGWRAAAGTGMPPFLGGAAGFVTDACAAAFVDLPDDDPRPGVAPLPGLCFGVYDAAVCVPPGGERAWLVAADLPGLTRRPPSERLADLRRRVRAATARRPDFGAHPRPASVELSLPAPAHAAAVARVLAWIAAGDLYQLNLTLQAAVPWTGGGLALARRLQAASPGAAHAAYARLPGGVEIVSVSPETFLRSDADRIVTRPIKGTRPRYDDRDRDAAAERQLRASEKDNAEHVMIVDLERNDLGRVCVPGTIEVPELAALEGHPTVWHLTSTVTGRLRADVGLGGLLAATFPSGSVTGAPKRMAVARTRLVEPVRRGVYCGALGVVSRGLVDLSVAIRTAVVHDGVARYGTGGAIVADSDPDEEFAEAMTKAVPFLRVTNGVLVPAGGSAGGGRRASGDAPLCRR